A single genomic interval of Stieleria maiorica harbors:
- a CDS encoding biotin/lipoyl-containing protein, which produces MSKKKVNFMCTAFRDGFQSVYGARVFTKDFLPAVEAARDAGITWFEAGGGARFQSLYFYCNEDAFDMMDAFRETAGPDANLQTLARGVNVVGLESQSSDIVKLHADLFKKHGMTTIRNFDALNDVNNLIYSGKCIVQAGLKHQVCVTLMELPPGCVGAHDAEFYARTLQQILDAEIPFDAVCFKDASGTAVPSKVYETIKQARSMLPAGTFIHFHTHETAGVSVLANKAALDAGADAIDLSMAPCSGGTCQPDILVMWHALRGSDYELDVAVEKVREAEEVFKDCMSDYFLPPEATAVEPLIPWSPMPGGALTANTQMLRDNGIMEKYPEIILAMSDVVRKGGYGTSVTPVSQFYFQQAFNNVMFGPWKKIAEPYGKMVLGYFGKTPVDPDPDVVRLAAEQLKLEPTTRPALEINDADPSKGIAAATAVLENEGLPVTDENIFITAACKEKGIKFLKGEAEVGVRKVDRSAEAAKDPTASKVAAKRQTGPAEYTVTVDGEDIRMAFEGDVVTVGNRVFRVAIRPETATALQQQAAKAPGAVTEVKSQMPGAVFKQLVQPGDHVHSGEPILILEAMKMEMEIQSTVDGTVDEVCVAVGDHVTTGQVLVTIKS; this is translated from the coding sequence GTGTCGAAGAAGAAGGTCAATTTCATGTGCACCGCGTTCCGCGACGGGTTTCAATCCGTCTACGGCGCCCGCGTGTTCACCAAAGATTTTCTGCCGGCCGTGGAAGCGGCACGCGACGCGGGGATCACCTGGTTCGAAGCCGGAGGGGGCGCGCGATTTCAATCGCTGTATTTCTACTGCAACGAAGATGCGTTCGACATGATGGACGCCTTTCGCGAAACCGCCGGTCCGGACGCGAACTTGCAAACACTCGCCCGCGGCGTCAACGTCGTCGGACTCGAATCACAATCCAGCGACATCGTGAAACTGCATGCCGACCTGTTCAAGAAACACGGCATGACGACGATCCGCAATTTCGACGCGCTCAATGACGTCAACAACCTGATCTACAGCGGCAAGTGCATCGTTCAGGCCGGATTAAAACACCAGGTTTGCGTGACGCTGATGGAATTGCCACCCGGATGTGTCGGTGCCCACGACGCGGAGTTTTACGCTCGCACGTTGCAACAAATCCTTGACGCCGAAATTCCCTTTGACGCTGTTTGCTTTAAAGATGCGTCGGGGACGGCAGTGCCGTCGAAGGTTTACGAGACGATCAAGCAGGCGCGGAGCATGCTGCCCGCGGGGACCTTCATCCATTTTCACACGCACGAGACGGCCGGCGTCAGCGTGCTGGCCAACAAAGCGGCGCTCGACGCCGGCGCCGACGCCATCGATTTGTCCATGGCGCCCTGTTCGGGAGGAACCTGCCAACCGGATATTCTGGTGATGTGGCACGCCCTTCGCGGCAGCGACTATGAATTGGATGTCGCCGTCGAAAAAGTGCGCGAGGCCGAAGAGGTCTTTAAGGATTGCATGAGCGATTACTTCTTGCCGCCCGAGGCGACCGCGGTCGAGCCGCTGATTCCCTGGAGTCCCATGCCCGGTGGCGCGTTGACCGCGAACACCCAAATGTTGCGCGACAACGGCATCATGGAGAAGTACCCGGAAATCATTCTGGCGATGAGCGATGTCGTTCGCAAAGGCGGGTACGGGACTTCGGTGACACCGGTGTCCCAGTTTTATTTCCAGCAGGCGTTCAACAACGTGATGTTCGGGCCTTGGAAAAAGATCGCCGAACCGTACGGAAAGATGGTGCTCGGCTACTTTGGGAAAACGCCGGTCGATCCCGATCCCGATGTCGTTCGACTGGCTGCCGAGCAGCTCAAGTTAGAGCCGACGACCCGGCCGGCGCTCGAGATCAACGACGCCGATCCGTCCAAGGGAATCGCCGCGGCGACGGCGGTGTTGGAAAACGAAGGGTTGCCGGTGACCGACGAGAACATCTTTATCACCGCCGCATGCAAAGAAAAGGGCATCAAGTTTCTCAAGGGCGAGGCCGAGGTGGGGGTGCGAAAGGTCGACCGATCGGCCGAAGCAGCCAAGGACCCCACGGCATCCAAGGTGGCTGCGAAGCGGCAGACCGGGCCGGCTGAGTACACGGTCACCGTCGACGGCGAAGACATCCGCATGGCCTTTGAAGGCGACGTCGTCACCGTCGGCAATCGCGTGTTTCGGGTCGCGATTCGCCCTGAAACCGCCACCGCGCTTCAACAGCAAGCCGCGAAAGCTCCCGGTGCAGTGACCGAAGTGAAGTCGCAAATGCCCGGCGCCGTTTTCAAACAGCTGGTGCAACCGGGCGATCACGTGCATTCCGGCGAACCGATCCTGATCCTGGAAGCGATGAAGATGGAAATGGAGATTCAATCCACCGTCGATGGAACGGTCGATGAAGTCTGCGTCGCGGTCGGTGACCATGTCACCACCGGGCAAGTTTTGGTGACGATCAAGTCCTGA